The sequence ACCCATACATAAAATGAGTCGAACTTTATCAATTTACTACTTCTATAGCACACTATATTGGAAAATAACGTATCCCTTCAATTGACCTACAATGTAGCAACTGATTTATCTATTTTGTCCGTATGCATATGATCATTGTTAGCATTGGTACCCAAACACCCACTAAAAGGGTTGTCACAAAATGCATTATGATAGcttgatttaaaaaaaatttaaacacgACTTTACCATGTAACTTTTCAAGAACTTGAATAGCTTCCGAGGAGGTGTAGCCTTCATTAGCATCTAATATAAATAGACAATGCGGATGGGCCGAGCGTATAGCTCGAAGCACTTCAATATCTGCATTCAAATCCTTTCCAACCTTAAGCTTCAAAGTCTTAAACCCTTGTTTATAATACTTTGAAGCCAATTTACCAGCTTCGACTGGTGAAACAATAGGTATCTACATCAGCACAAAAGCTAGATTAATGTTATTTTCAAGATATTTGTTTGGCAATTTCAAATCCTTACAGATAAATTGGGTCATGTTAATCTGATAATCTCTAACGCATGAAACAGGTCAATATAGTAAAAAAGGTACAAAAAGTTCAGTCAAATGGGTCAAAGGTCGCCCAAAGTGGATTATTAACACTTAAATTTCCTAAATTGTTTATGATGTTTGTCACTTTACTTGTCAAACTAATTATTTACAAGAATCCTAAAGTGATTTAGACGAAACTGTGTAGGGTCAACCCGGCCATCGTTTCAACCCATACCAAAACAAATGTTTTATAACGCTTACCAACCAGTCTACCCATTTTACCACCATATATACATAACTAAAAAAGATTACAAGTAACAATGAAGTGAACAAAATTTAAATTCTTGGATAGAAACTGACTGTAATATCTGTGGTGATCGTATTCGAAACTCCACCAAAGAATCTCCATAACGGCGTGCCAATACTTGTTGCAACTGCATCAATCACAGCCATCTCAACCCCTGCTCTAACCTTTTATGTTTTTAAACATCAATTAATTAATATCAGAATTAAATGAAAAACAAGATAAAAGTTGATAGAAAATTATAAACTAACAAAAATAAGAGTCTAGTTTATCAAAAAAAAGTCAACATAATCAGATTCTTGAAGAATCATAATGAAACAATCACATAACTAATTCCTTAATGCTATAAAAATTAGGAAACTTACAGAAGCAAACTGATGACCAGGAAGGAGTTGACCAATATCAGTTAACAGGTGACCTAAACTCATAGCTTGACTTTTAATCAAAAATTCACAAGCTTCATTTGCTTTAGTCAACGCCGTGTTCTGATCTTCCGCCGTCACAAACGGTAGCACCGGCGATTCACCCCACCCACAACAACCATTACTCAACTCTACACGAATCGCTACATTTTCAACTCCTTCGAGTCTGGAGGTGGCAATTGTAAAAGGTGCAATTAATGGTACGTTTAATTGCCTACCTTCTGCTCGATGAATATCCACATTGAAACTTTCCATTAATTTCTTAAAACCTAAATTACTATCTTTAATTCCAGCAGCTGCTGATGTCGTTGTAGTAGTAGTGAGGTTAGCCATCATTGCACCTTTTGATTGAATTTGGTGAACATTATTTTGGGAAAAGAGTGGTAATCTAACTGAACCCATTCTTGTTTGATGATAAAAGAGTGAGTGGGTGTTTAAATTGTGATTTGGGGAAAGTTTATTAACGTGATTATTGGGGTTttgagaattattattattatattttgattattattaattataataatcatcataatcataaacaACATAAACATACAAAATAGGATATGCGATTGGAGAGGAAGGTGGTGCTTTCCCCGCCATTGTTTATTCTGTAAAACAAACTTACTATAAGGAACTGCCGGCACAGACAAAACCGCCAGcatggattattattattatattaatattaactagattTTAAGAGGCCGTGCGTTCCACGGCAGCTCTAAAAATAGTTTTCGTAATCGTTAATATTTATACAGTATTGTCTGTTATTGATACCAGTTTAATGACGAAACACgttagtagtatatgtattaaaactAAAGAAATGGTAAAAATGAGTTTCACAAACGCTATAAATCAATAGCCTTagttaataacaatgagttattgaTAGTACTTCAAAACTAAAATAGTCAAAAATAGAGTGATACAATTTCGTGTCAAGATCTTCAGCAAGTCGAAGTTCCAAGTCTAATTATATTTGTTGTACAATGTATGGTAACAAATGATGAGTTATGATCTTGTATTTAAAAGTGAGTAATAGTCATTCAATTCAATATTCACTATTGTGAGGCTTTTGAAAAGATTAGAAGAGTCAAAAAATAATTAAGTCATTACCCGTCGATTTGCGTTTAACTATCCATTGGTATATCAATATTAAGGTTCGAATTTTGAATAGCTAAGaacttaccaaaaaaaaaaaaaaaaaaaaatcaactttAATATAACTTTTCAATTTTTCATGATCGCCATACTTTGTAATTCATGAGACAACATATAATACTCGCCCTATTAGGATTACATGTTAATAAAAAGCAAAAGTTACTCGATCTACTttctatagttttatatatataagtaacaaaCAATCTAAAAAGGAGCTTATGCTTGTGCACTTAGAAGAACATCAAAGGTAAAACAGAACCTATAAATGAGTAAAAACTATTCAAGCATAAATATACACAAATTTACATATTAAAAGCTATTCAAGCATAAATATACACAAATGTCCAACTTCCCATATCTAAAGCTTTTGCCATTTCTAACCGCCAGAAACCCGTAGATCCAGCAACAATCTGTAAAGCTTTTGCCATTTCTACCGGCCACAACATTACTCAATAATATCGTTTAGGAAGTTTAAAAAATCAGAATAGCACCTGATCAAATGGGTGAGAAGAATTGAGTCTTCCACCTGATCAAATGGATAATAAGGTTACAATCAGAATAGCACTTGAAAAGCTTAACATGAGATGTAAAAGTAAAAAACGAAAGATTATTCATTTCATTTAGTACCATACTTCTGGGAATAATATAGTATTGTTATCAATTAAAAAACTATGTTCGATTTGAGAATTACCTAACATGCGGTTGTTTGTGGATTCAACCAAGGTAAATATAAATATCAGCTCCCAAAACGTCACCATCATCCGCACAAGGATCAAGCATAACATAATTTCAATTCAAGGCTTACATCAAGAATAAACACCCATAGCTTCTCTACCCTGACCAGGTAGAGAAGGCACACATTCATAAACATCGAGTTTAATGTATTTATTATGATTAGATTACATATAAATAAAAAAACCCATCAACATTTATGAGCCCGTCTATTAGGTGGCAGTTGAAAAACCCGTTAAATATTAGATGAGTGCTTATCTAATTGGTTGAATGATGGACATTTTATTAACTGTTAGAAAATATGGCATTATACATGATACAATAATAAACTCAAAAGTGGTGAATTACAAATAAATCTGCAATATGAAATTTGTGTTCCAGGAAAACGCACTCATTGTCAGTGTCGATGAGAATAAAGTGATTAAGCAAAGAAGTCATGGACAACAATGAAAACTACCaaatggaaaataaaaaaatgacAATTCAATGAACTAATATGTAAATACCGACAAACGGGTCGGAAAGTTTTGCTATCATCTCTGAAATAATAACTTATCTAGTTATATTTAACACGCTTATTGTTAATACCAAGATAGAAAGAAATTTAGACAAAAGTAGTCTACTCCAACTCAACCCAGTCTCTTGGTTCGTGCCCGATAgtaaatattttgacatgttaaaaTTGAAATTGAGTAAAAGAAATCATCTGGTATGTCTGAAATGGGTTTAAAAAAATTGGCAATGACACCACAATCAAAAGCAAACTTATATATTTCTACTACCCAAATTACTATTTCCAAAATTGCAAACTTTCTTATGAATCCCAtgtagaaattaaaaaaaaaaaaaaaaaaaaaaaaaacttaaactttTTATAAATTGAAAGAAAAAGATACAATTGAAATCTCTTGAAGTTTACACACTAATTAATACAAAAGTAAGCCATAAAAAAAGAAAAGAAGTGAACATTGTGACCATAAATATGTTGTACCTTCAATGTTTAATTTGTAGCCACACCTCTAACACGATGTGCAAATGCAGAACTGTAATAGCAGTCGAATGTAAATGAACAGCAGATTAACTTGTTGTTACTGCCACATGAAAGAACATTTAACAAACAAAAAGAGACAACACAGTTGATCCATGATAAATGACGAAAACATTATATGACATTCATAAAACAACAACATGAATTACAAATGATAATATAAGTAAATAGAGAATTACCATTTTGAACAGGTGGGGTAGTTGTAATATTTTAAGCAGCTCCAGAAGTGACAACATTCTAAAAAAGGGTCAATCAAAGGACTCAAACGACTGAAACCCCATACGGGAAACCCTGAATTTGAGCCTCATCTATCAATAAAAGAAATTCATAATCTCAATCAACACATGGACATTTAGTTACATTTCAAATAAGAACCGAATCGTAAAAAAAAATAAGACATAGAACTTCAAAAAACGTCAAGCTAATCATGCTTTGAGTACCTATAAACAGCCCGGTATAAGTGTATTCAAATGGAAAAAGTGTTATGAATCAATcatcaaatgtaaaatataaatcatGTAATTAGCCACTTTATAATTGTAACTTATCATTATGCATTCGGATTGAAACCTGATACTATATTACTTCAAACATACTTGTTGTCATGGTATATATCGTAAACAACTTAATAGTTAACAAAAAAATATAGATTACTTTATTACTTGCAAAAAATCCATTGACCAGCTTAAAGAAAAATAAAACCCAAGTCAAGCCACTAAGAAGTAAATGGGTAAAGATTACCACAACACAACAATCATGTAATAACCAAGCTCAAAATCTTATTGTAGAGAAACAACAATAATAGAAGACATGGACCTTTTTTACTAACCATCTAAACGTGCAATTTTTTTGTATCAGGTCTAAAAATCATCCAAAAATCGTATACGTGTATTTTCTagtatatacaaaaaaataaaaataaacaaaaccaAGTCATCTCTCTAAAACTACTTCAACTTTCAACTATTTAATTTTGGCTAATGGCATATTAAACAGCAAAGATACATGATCACCTATACTAAAACCATTTTGtaatgaaataaaatatgaaaAGCAGAAATACTTACTGGATAACAACGTCAAATTAAGGACCGATAGCATTACACATGTTCAATTTTCCATTCAAGTACACCACAATCTTAGAGGATCTAACCTTGACATCCATTGGTTCTTAAGGCTAAAATAGCCTATTATTTTCATAAGTGCAATCAAGTTAAGATGTAAACATAAGTAatcaataaaataaaatatattagtgAGACATTaacacaaacacttggtgtgcaaatttttttttttaaactttgtaAACATATTTAAGTAATATGCAATTACAATGTAAAACCAAATCAAACTCCAAGTGTAACACAATGTCAATACAAACAATATAATGAAGCGTATATATAACTTGTATATACCTACAAACTGAAGTGCTAAATCATACACAATCAACAAAATAACACTTTGAGGATAACCCGGCTTACTAACCAAAACTACATTACATTAAGAATAAGTAACAAATTCAATGATAACAACGTCAGTACATAACTACAACATACGCTTTTAGGGAGATGATTACTGAACATATTCTTTTCAAAATTAGTTAATTAgtaagtaataaaaaaataaaaattttaagtaCGATGAACTTAATTTTTATTGTCTTAAAATATTTTATAGCAAGTAACATTAAAACATTATAATAATAACTCGTGCAAATGTAtttgaaaagttgaaattgaaAACCCAATCTGCAAACCCAAATACAAATTAATATACAAATACAAATTAATATCATATCCAAAATCGTAATTGAAGACCCAATTTGAAAAGTTGTTCAACCGATCTGAAatcaaaatcaaaactggaatatcaaACCTGCGATTGTGTTTTGTATATGATCGAGATCCACTTTCACACTGTTCACAATTTGGTCAAGCTTGACCACCGGCGAACTGCTGTAGAAACCGTAGTTGTTACAACGACTTTCCAATCGAATAAAGACGGAATGTCGGTCGCCACCACCGCACTGGTTAAACCACCACAGAATCAATCGATTTTTTATGCCATCTCCACTATTAATTACTTCTCTGAGAATCGCGAAGAAGGTAAATGATgatgttaatatataaaatttgtacCGTTAGGTcgataaaaggcaacgaattcagTGGTGGTTATGGCGATTTAAAATACAGCGGCAGGCCATGATCGTCGGTGTAATCGTTGATGGGGTTTTTTGTGGTTAAGGAGAGAGAAAGGGGGAAGTTGCAGACTTTGAAGAGTGTTTAATATCAGGAGATGTTTCATTGGTCTAGGTGTAATTTTGTTAGAATTAAAAGAAATAAGAGTTGTAAATTAAAAAAATCCACTTGGCATAATCAATCTGAATGAAATGACTGTCTGACAACTCAGAAATAACTTTCACGCTTTGTAAAAGGTAgagatattaatattaaattaataattctcgtaattaaaaaaaaaaaaagaaaagaaaaaataaacACTACTAGACTACTAGTTGCATATCAATTTATTTTCCGAAAATAATAAACGATGTGTTATATTTAATCATAATCATTACTCCGTATCATATCATATACTAGTATAACTTAATTACTTGTTTATAATTCATAAGCTAAAGTTACTATAAACAAATAATGATATATCtagaaaatttagtactaaaaATGAATATTTACACATTGTAATTAATTTAACTGAATTTATAAAATTAGAgatatatttaaatttaaacgtTACTCTAAACCTGCATATAGCATTCTCCTTTATTTTAATAATAAGTGATTGGTTAGTCATCAAATACTTATTAGACCACTCTTATTCATGATACCTGTCATGGAATCACATTAAtgtcacatcagcgtcacatcagcagTTTCTTCCTTTCACTTTACCAATCACATTCACTAACATCCATCACACCCATCACATTGACCCGACATccaatattttataattattatgattattattatttttattatgattattattaatattattataatttttttctataaatcgtatttatattaaagtataaataaaactaatattaaaaaaattgtaaataactataataattaaaatcaattattattattattattattattattattattattattattattaattaaaaaatgtaaataaaaatttttGTGGTCGGTGTCCAAACACATCACATATACAGCATACCTCTTTCtcttatcatcatcatctccaccattccatatacatacatatatatagataattCACCATTTAaaagtttaaaaattaaaaataaataaggtTACCAGAATCCTACAGATTTTCGTTGCCAGATTTTCGTTGTCAAGCATTTTACAAGACCGTGGATCAACGACGCCCCCAAGGATGTTAGTTAGCATCGGCGTTAAACCAACGGCGTCAGCAACGGCGCCTTAACCGCGTACCGCTGTGAATGGTCTTAGAGATTTTTTCATCTCAAACACAAAATATCATCATGAATATATTAAAAATGACGTTTTTATATCAGAAAACGACTTTTACTCGTAAAGGTTAAGGATCATATAAGTCAGAGTATCTTAATAATTATAGTTAGACAATTTTAAGAAAGTTactaatattttaaattattaaaacaACTTatatcttattttttattttaataccCATATTTGATTCATTTAATTATATCAaactaaattttatttaaataatacTGTAATATTCTTAAATACTAAATTACTATACTATCTAAAAGACAAAACCCTGTAGcattattcatcaatagtaaccaggggtattttcgtcatttcaccttctttttttttgtctccaacgataaaagaatcaactttcgtaaaagaaccaacccttcaatattACCAAaatatgtcgaaaaaaattcttttttataaaaaaatcaacTACCTTTTTTATTTATCAATGATAAAAgatgcaactttcataaaaggaacaacccttcaatgctaccaaaagatgtcgaaaaacattcttttttacaaaatagatcaactaactttaaaaaaaaaaaaaacgctaaaagaagcaactttcacaaaaggaacaacccttcaatgttagatgccgaaaaaaattcttttttacaaaatagatcaagactttttttaactcgcattcaaaacggagccccggcgcgaagcgagggctccacaactagttaaacTTTAATTTGAACACTGAATCACAAGTCTAGGTTTTCTCCTTC comes from Rutidosis leptorrhynchoides isolate AG116_Rl617_1_P2 chromosome 4, CSIRO_AGI_Rlap_v1, whole genome shotgun sequence and encodes:
- the LOC139844958 gene encoding L-Ala-D/L-amino acid epimerase-like, with the protein product MGSVRLPLFSQNNVHQIQSKGAMMANLTTTTTTSAAAGIKDSNLGFKKLMESFNVDIHRAEGRQLNVPLIAPFTIATSRLEGVENVAIRVELSNGCCGWGESPVLPFVTAEDQNTALTKANEACEFLIKSQAMSLGHLLTDIGQLLPGHQFASVRAGVEMAVIDAVATSIGTPLWRFFGGVSNTITTDITIPIVSPVEAGKLASKYYKQGFKTLKLKVGKDLNADIEVLRAIRSAHPHCLFILDANEGYTSSEAIQVLEKLHEMEVTPILFEQPVHRDDWEGLGHVTRVAKTKYGVSVAADESCRSIEDVKEIAKRQLADVINVKLAKVGVLGALEIIDFAKIAGLDLMIGGMVETRLAMGFAGHLAAGLGGFKFIDLDTPLLLAEDPVFEGYEVSGPIYNFTNARGHGGFLHSDNIA